In Chromobacterium rhizoryzae, one genomic interval encodes:
- a CDS encoding sensor histidine kinase, whose product MIENQAMLLAVFERAALMLMALFFLTRTRPFQHLLRKQDHSPAELAAVSLLFCLFAVFSTYTGIPVDGSLVNVRIIAVLSGGILFGPWVGIPAGIVSGLHRYLIDINGYTSLPCLISSVCAGLLATWIHCRADRGRLWLYGILAGMLCEGLTMGLILLLTEPAVGVPIVSHIAFPMIVGTVCVGLIIKLVQDLNDEKELLAARQAKLALTIANRTLPYFQNLDRDAMVQVCTVIRDQLDADAVAITNTSDVLAYVGLGKDYYEMDEHSAIGAITRQAIAGDQIIIENNLQQYHLADFHSVIIIPLREKAGVSGTLKIFYRKSHGISTPLREVAVGLSQLISTQMEVSRVKQLEEMARKAEFSALQSKINPHFLFNALNAISSLIRIQPQQARQLIANLADYLRYNLSLGDRLIDIQEELQQVRDYVAIEQARFGAKLTVDFDIDDVHVRIPSLLLQPLVENAILHGIQPRKEPGRVSIAVKRDGGKVHVCVRDTGYGVSQEVLDGVAAGTLSSRSIGLSNVNQRLKLLYGEGLRLTRLEPGTAVCFDLPAAEEPTC is encoded by the coding sequence ATGATAGAAAACCAAGCCATGCTGCTGGCGGTGTTCGAACGGGCGGCGCTGATGTTGATGGCGCTGTTCTTCCTCACCCGCACCCGCCCGTTTCAACACCTGCTGCGCAAACAGGACCACAGCCCGGCCGAACTGGCGGCGGTGTCGCTGCTGTTCTGCCTGTTCGCCGTGTTCAGCACCTATACCGGCATTCCGGTGGACGGCTCCCTGGTCAATGTGCGCATCATCGCCGTCCTGTCCGGCGGCATCCTGTTCGGCCCCTGGGTAGGGATACCGGCCGGCATCGTCTCCGGTCTGCACCGCTACCTGATCGACATCAACGGCTACACCTCGCTGCCCTGCCTGATCTCCAGCGTCTGCGCCGGCCTGCTGGCCACCTGGATACACTGCCGCGCAGACCGGGGGCGGCTGTGGCTGTACGGCATCCTGGCCGGCATGCTGTGCGAAGGGCTGACCATGGGCCTGATCCTGCTCTTGACCGAGCCGGCGGTGGGCGTGCCCATCGTCAGCCACATCGCCTTCCCGATGATTGTCGGCACCGTCTGCGTCGGCCTGATCATCAAGCTGGTGCAAGACCTGAACGACGAAAAAGAACTGCTGGCCGCGCGCCAGGCCAAGCTGGCGCTGACCATCGCCAACCGCACCCTGCCCTATTTCCAGAACCTGGACCGCGACGCCATGGTCCAGGTCTGCACCGTGATCCGGGACCAGCTGGACGCCGACGCGGTGGCCATCACCAACACCTCGGACGTGCTGGCCTATGTCGGCCTGGGCAAGGACTACTACGAGATGGACGAGCACTCCGCCATCGGCGCCATCACCCGCCAGGCCATCGCCGGCGACCAGATCATCATCGAGAACAATCTGCAGCAATACCACCTGGCGGACTTCCACTCCGTCATCATCATCCCGCTGCGCGAAAAAGCCGGCGTCAGCGGCACCCTGAAAATCTTCTACCGCAAGAGCCACGGCATCAGCACGCCGCTGCGCGAAGTGGCGGTGGGCCTGTCCCAACTGATCTCCACCCAGATGGAAGTGTCGCGGGTCAAACAGCTGGAAGAAATGGCGCGCAAGGCGGAATTCAGCGCGCTGCAAAGCAAGATCAACCCGCACTTCCTGTTCAACGCCCTGAACGCCATCTCCTCGCTGATCCGCATCCAGCCGCAGCAGGCGCGCCAACTGATCGCCAACCTGGCGGACTACTTGCGCTACAACCTGTCGCTGGGCGACCGGCTGATCGACATCCAGGAAGAACTGCAGCAAGTGCGCGACTACGTGGCGATAGAACAGGCGCGCTTCGGCGCCAAGCTGACGGTGGACTTCGACATCGACGACGTGCATGTGCGCATCCCCAGCCTGCTGTTGCAGCCGCTGGTGGAAAACGCCATCCTGCACGGCATCCAACCGCGCAAGGAGCCGGGGCGGGTCAGCATCGCGGTCAAGCGCGACGGCGGCAAGGTCCATGTCTGCGTGCGCGACACCGGCTACGGCGTCAGCCAGGAAGTGCTGGACGGCGTGGCCGCCGGCACGCTGTCCAGCCGCAGCATAGGCCTGAGCAACGTCAACCAGCGGCTCAAGCTGCTATACGGCGAGGGCTTGCGGCTGACCCGGCTGGAGCCCGGCACCGCCGTTTGTTTCGACCTGCCCGCCGCCGAGGAGCCGACATGCTGA
- a CDS encoding MarR family winged helix-turn-helix transcriptional regulator: MTQQNAGDAVDAILAQWHRERPDLDVAPMGLIGRLRRCSVLLQHRLDATFEQFGLSGWEFDVLATLRRAGAPHSLAPTALFSSLMISSGTMTHRLKVLESKGWIERAACAEDARSTLVRLTESGLELIDRAVTAHVANEHAILSGLNQRSQDALDRKLAELLAALEPPAA, encoded by the coding sequence ATGACGCAACAGAACGCCGGCGACGCCGTGGACGCCATCCTGGCGCAATGGCACCGGGAACGGCCGGACCTGGACGTGGCGCCGATGGGCCTGATCGGCCGGCTGCGCCGCTGCTCCGTGCTGCTGCAGCACAGGCTGGACGCCACTTTCGAGCAATTCGGCCTCAGCGGCTGGGAGTTCGACGTGCTGGCCACGCTCAGACGCGCCGGCGCGCCGCACAGCCTGGCGCCCACCGCGCTGTTCTCCTCGCTGATGATCAGCTCCGGCACCATGACCCACCGGCTGAAAGTGCTGGAAAGCAAGGGCTGGATCGAACGCGCTGCCTGCGCCGAGGACGCGCGCAGCACCCTGGTGCGCTTGACCGAGAGCGGGCTGGAACTGATAGACCGCGCCGTCACCGCCCACGTGGCCAATGAGCACGCCATCCTGTCCGGCCTCAACCAGCGCAGCCAGGACGCGCTGGACCGCAAGCTGGCGGAGTTGCTGGCGGCCTTGGAGCCTCCTGCGGCATGA
- a CDS encoding EamA family transporter, with product MASRWSDVLLTALAPAIWGSTYIVTTQLLPADRPFTAALLRVLPAGLLLILASRHLPRRGEWGRLLVLSALNIGVFQALLFVAAYRLPGGLAAVLGATQPLLVMGLAWGLDGRRPARVAAWAGVAGVAGMAALLLSPGAVWDGVGMLAALGGAVAMASGTYLTRRWRPSAPLAALTGWQLALGGLMLAPLAWALDPALPALGATQWLGYGYLCLFGALLAYLLWFRGLARLSPVAVSSLGLLSPLTAVLLGWLLLGQALGPLQLAGLATVLASVLAVQRSMAAPPPAEKQIMAGAVRARS from the coding sequence ATGGCCTCCCGTTGGAGCGATGTGTTGTTGACCGCGCTGGCTCCGGCGATCTGGGGCTCCACCTATATCGTCACCACCCAGCTGCTGCCGGCGGACCGGCCGTTCACCGCTGCCTTGCTGCGAGTGTTGCCGGCCGGCTTGTTGTTGATCCTGGCCAGCCGCCACTTGCCGCGGCGCGGCGAGTGGGGCCGTCTGCTGGTCTTGTCCGCCTTGAATATCGGCGTGTTCCAGGCGCTGTTGTTCGTGGCCGCCTACCGTTTGCCGGGCGGCCTGGCCGCGGTGCTGGGCGCCACCCAGCCGCTGCTGGTGATGGGCCTGGCCTGGGGGCTGGACGGCCGCCGCCCGGCGCGAGTGGCCGCCTGGGCCGGCGTCGCCGGGGTGGCGGGGATGGCGGCCTTGCTGTTGTCGCCGGGCGCGGTCTGGGACGGTGTCGGCATGTTGGCGGCGCTGGGCGGCGCGGTGGCGATGGCCAGCGGCACTTATCTGACGCGGCGCTGGCGGCCGAGTGCGCCGCTCGCCGCCTTGACCGGCTGGCAACTGGCCCTGGGCGGGCTGATGCTGGCGCCGCTGGCCTGGGCGCTGGACCCGGCCTTGCCGGCGCTGGGCGCGACGCAGTGGCTGGGGTACGGCTATCTCTGCCTGTTCGGCGCCTTGCTGGCCTATTTATTGTGGTTTCGCGGGCTGGCGCGGCTGTCGCCGGTGGCGGTGTCCTCGCTGGGCCTGCTCAGCCCGCTGACGGCGGTGTTGTTGGGCTGGCTGTTGCTGGGGCAGGCCTTGGGGCCCTTGCAGCTGGCGGGCCTGGCCACGGTGCTGGCCAGCGTGCTGGCGGTGCAGCGCAGCATGGCCGCGCCGCCGCCGGCGGAGAAGCAGATCATGGCCGGCGCGGTGCGCGCGCGGTCTTGA
- a CDS encoding nitroreductase family protein: protein MKSALQTLLDQRVSANHFDPSHVLADAEIEQLLNAATRAPSAYHLQNWKFVAVRSAEAKRRLQAASYGQQKVADAAVTFICCGTLNAHRGLEASLRPAVDAGILPPEVGDSWLRAAENAHRDDARAQRDEAIRSASLATMVLLLAAEERGLASCAMGGFDAAAVAREFGLGADELPVMLVTVGRAAAGNWPQKPRRPVAEVMVWA, encoded by the coding sequence ATGAAGAGCGCTTTGCAAACCCTGCTGGACCAGCGCGTGTCGGCCAATCACTTCGATCCCTCCCATGTGTTGGCGGACGCGGAGATCGAGCAATTGCTGAACGCCGCCACCCGCGCGCCGTCGGCCTATCATTTGCAGAACTGGAAGTTCGTCGCGGTGCGCAGCGCCGAGGCCAAGCGCCGTTTGCAGGCGGCCAGCTACGGCCAGCAAAAAGTGGCGGACGCGGCGGTGACCTTCATTTGCTGCGGTACGCTGAACGCGCATCGCGGGCTGGAGGCGTCGCTGCGGCCGGCGGTGGACGCCGGCATTCTGCCGCCGGAGGTCGGCGACAGCTGGCTGCGCGCGGCGGAGAACGCCCACCGGGACGACGCGCGCGCGCAGCGCGACGAGGCGATCCGTTCCGCCTCATTGGCGACGATGGTCTTGCTGCTGGCGGCGGAGGAACGCGGCCTGGCCAGTTGCGCGATGGGCGGTTTCGACGCGGCCGCGGTGGCGCGGGAATTTGGCCTGGGCGCGGACGAGTTGCCGGTGATGCTGGTGACGGTGGGGCGGGCGGCGGCCGGCAATTGGCCGCAGAAGCCGCGTCGGCCGGTGGCCGAGGTGATGGTGTGGGCTTGA
- a CDS encoding MerR family transcriptional regulator produces the protein MTEPEFFSISDLARDFDVTLRTIRFYEEQGLIEPQRDGRQRVFNRRDRARLKLILRGKRIGLSLSDIREILDLYEQAHDEASQSQKLLDLVLERRRLLEEQRRDIDAVLEEITRLESHCRTVLAQPPAARSA, from the coding sequence ATGACCGAACCCGAATTCTTCAGCATCTCCGACCTGGCGCGCGACTTCGACGTCACCCTGCGCACCATCCGCTTCTACGAGGAACAGGGCCTGATAGAACCGCAGCGCGACGGCCGCCAGCGGGTGTTCAACCGCCGCGACCGCGCCCGGCTCAAGCTGATCCTGCGCGGCAAGCGCATCGGCCTGTCCTTGTCCGACATCCGCGAAATCCTGGACCTGTACGAGCAGGCCCACGACGAGGCCAGCCAGTCGCAAAAACTGCTGGACCTGGTGCTGGAACGCCGCCGCCTGCTGGAAGAACAGCGCCGAGACATCGACGCGGTGCTGGAAGAAATCACCCGCCTGGAGAGCCACTGCCGCACGGTGCTGGCGCAGCCGCCGGCCGCGCGCAGCGCCTGA